Proteins from a genomic interval of Cryptosporangium aurantiacum:
- a CDS encoding DoxX family protein translates to MTPVRFAARSLLGYTFVRGGYAALRNPEESADAVRPLVERVSNQFPSIPKDPATVVRATAAVQILAGVALATGRAPRLSALLLAGSLVPAGGILPHKSADATPEAKARQRAEFEKNLAVLGGLVLAAVDTEGRPSLSWRARRAAKDARKATEHAAKSAKKTTGHAAKSARKSGEHAAKLAREKLPV, encoded by the coding sequence ATGACACCGGTACGCTTCGCTGCCCGCTCGCTGTTGGGCTACACGTTCGTCCGTGGGGGCTACGCGGCGCTTCGCAACCCCGAAGAATCCGCGGACGCCGTCCGGCCACTCGTCGAGCGGGTCTCCAACCAGTTCCCGTCCATCCCGAAGGACCCGGCCACCGTGGTCAGGGCGACCGCAGCCGTCCAGATCCTGGCCGGCGTCGCGCTCGCCACCGGCCGTGCGCCGCGCCTCTCGGCGCTGCTGCTCGCCGGCTCGCTGGTGCCGGCAGGCGGCATCCTGCCGCACAAGTCCGCGGACGCGACCCCCGAGGCCAAGGCCCGGCAGCGCGCCGAGTTCGAGAAGAACCTCGCCGTGCTCGGTGGCCTGGTGCTCGCCGCGGTCGACACCGAGGGCCGTCCGAGCCTCTCCTGGCGCGCTCGACGTGCCGCGAAGGACGCCCGTAAGGCGACCGAACACGCGGCCAAGTCGGCCAAGAAGACGACCGGCCACGCCGCGAAGTCCGCCCGGAAGTCCGGCGAGCACGCGGCCAAGCTGGCCCGGGAGAAGCTGCCCGTCTAA
- a CDS encoding rhodanese-like domain-containing protein yields the protein MVQPSLPAEVPDVTPDSLSDEVYLLDVREHDEWDAGHAPHAHHIPMREIPARLAEVPTVGEVIVVCRVGGRSAQVAAYLAAQGWENVANLDGGMLAWEASGRPVVADTGLPARVL from the coding sequence ATGGTGCAGCCCTCGCTCCCCGCTGAAGTCCCGGACGTCACGCCCGACTCGCTCTCCGACGAGGTCTATCTGCTCGACGTCCGAGAGCACGACGAGTGGGACGCGGGCCACGCACCGCACGCCCACCACATCCCGATGCGAGAGATCCCGGCGCGGCTCGCCGAGGTGCCGACCGTCGGGGAGGTCATCGTCGTCTGCCGTGTGGGTGGACGCTCCGCGCAGGTCGCCGCGTATCTCGCCGCCCAGGGCTGGGAGAACGTCGCGAACCTCGACGGGGGAATGCTCGCCTGGGAGGCCTCCGGACGTCCGGTGGTCGCCGACACCGGTCTCCCCGCTCGGGTGCTCTGA
- a CDS encoding UDP-glucuronic acid decarboxylase family protein, protein MAQRYGTGHRILLTGGAGFVGSHLCDALLARGAEVVVVDNFLTGSRENIAHLADEPRFTLVEADVIDGLPVGGRFDAVLHFASPASPTDFEKLAFEVMKVNSAGTFHCLELAREQGARFVLASTSEAYGDPEVHPQPETYRGNVNPIGPRAVYDEAKRFAEAATAGYRRIHGVDTGIVRIFNTYGPRMRPDDGRAIPTFASQALAGAPITVHGTGGQTRSICYVSDLVDGIIAMLDSDEPGPVNLGSEHELTMRELAETIVELAGSRSTISFLPRPTDDPELRRPDLTRARELLGFAPSVGPAEGLGRTLEWFTAHTAEASASPA, encoded by the coding sequence ATGGCACAGCGGTACGGAACCGGTCACCGGATCTTGTTGACTGGCGGTGCCGGCTTCGTCGGTTCCCACCTCTGCGACGCGCTGCTCGCGCGCGGCGCCGAAGTCGTCGTCGTCGACAACTTCCTGACCGGCAGCCGCGAGAACATCGCGCACCTCGCCGACGAACCTCGATTCACGCTGGTCGAGGCCGACGTGATCGACGGGCTCCCGGTCGGCGGCCGGTTCGACGCGGTGCTGCACTTCGCCTCGCCCGCGTCACCGACCGACTTCGAGAAGCTCGCGTTCGAGGTCATGAAGGTCAACTCCGCGGGGACGTTCCACTGCCTCGAGCTGGCGCGCGAGCAGGGCGCTCGTTTTGTGCTTGCGTCGACCTCCGAGGCGTACGGCGACCCCGAGGTGCACCCGCAGCCGGAGACGTACCGGGGCAACGTCAACCCGATCGGTCCGCGCGCGGTGTACGACGAGGCCAAGCGGTTCGCCGAGGCAGCGACCGCCGGGTACCGCCGCATTCACGGCGTCGATACGGGCATCGTCCGCATCTTCAACACCTACGGGCCGCGGATGCGGCCCGACGACGGCCGGGCGATCCCGACGTTCGCCTCCCAGGCGCTGGCAGGCGCACCGATCACGGTGCACGGCACCGGCGGTCAGACCCGGTCGATCTGCTACGTCTCCGACCTCGTGGACGGCATCATCGCGATGCTCGACTCGGACGAGCCCGGCCCGGTCAACCTCGGCAGCGAACACGAGCTGACGATGCGGGAGCTGGCCGAGACCATCGTCGAGCTGGCCGGCTCCCGGTCGACGATCAGCTTCCTCCCCCGCCCGACCGACGACCCTGAGCTGCGTCGACCCGATCTGACCCGGGCCCGTGAGCTGCTCGGCTTCGCCCCGTCGGTCGGTCCCGCCGAAGGACTGGGGCGGACGCTCGAGTGGTTCACCGCCCACACCGCCGAGGCCTCCGCGTCGCCCGCCTGA
- a CDS encoding DUF485 domain-containing protein, whose amino-acid sequence MSTDVHSTDADAPDERAARALAMQASPEFAELRRTIRRFIFPMTAAFLTWYLLYVVLSAYARGFMDAKVVGNLNVAFFFGVLQFVSTFLIAWLYSRYAAKRFDPLAEKIKAELDAAAAGDAGAAK is encoded by the coding sequence ATGTCCACCGATGTCCATTCGACGGACGCCGATGCCCCTGACGAACGCGCTGCGCGCGCGCTCGCGATGCAGGCGAGTCCGGAATTCGCCGAACTCCGCCGCACGATCCGCCGCTTCATCTTCCCGATGACCGCGGCGTTCCTGACCTGGTACTTGCTCTACGTCGTGCTCTCCGCCTACGCGCGCGGCTTCATGGACGCCAAGGTCGTCGGCAACCTCAACGTCGCCTTCTTCTTCGGTGTTCTGCAGTTCGTCTCGACGTTCTTGATCGCCTGGCTCTACTCGCGGTACGCCGCGAAGCGGTTCGACCCGCTGGCCGAGAAGATCAAGGCCGAACTCGACGCCGCGGCCGCCGGAGATGCTGGGGCGGCCAAATGA
- a CDS encoding LCP family protein, with protein sequence MARTQPPATKPSGAGGTVYGTRGTSTRGTTYGTTGPRKTKPRWGRIALVVGGVVALIALLVAGCGIAYVTNLDEKLNRTDAFSGLGERPSKSVEGTQNILVLGSDSRDGGAYDPNAEPNSGEVKNERADTIMLLHIPADHSKAYIISIPRDTYVYVPELNGNGGTRAKINAAFAWGGIPLTVKTVENFTGVKIDHVAKIDFNGFKAMTEALGGVDVTVDKTVYDPRSKRTFKAGVNHLDGDAALDYVRQRYNLPRGDFDRVQRQQIFLRALMQKATDSGTLTNPVKLKKFLDAATTSLTVDNAFSLKDMALEFRGLRPGDLAFVTSPHLGSQTVDGQSVVVSDKEKAVELWSAVEKDNVADWLAANPGNNVTSGR encoded by the coding sequence GTGGCGCGCACCCAACCCCCCGCGACCAAACCCAGCGGCGCGGGCGGCACCGTGTACGGCACCCGGGGGACGAGCACCCGGGGGACGACGTACGGCACGACCGGCCCGCGGAAGACCAAGCCGCGGTGGGGCCGCATCGCGCTCGTGGTCGGCGGCGTGGTCGCACTGATCGCGCTGCTCGTGGCCGGCTGTGGGATCGCTTACGTCACGAACCTGGACGAGAAGCTGAACCGCACCGACGCCTTCTCCGGCCTCGGTGAGCGGCCGAGCAAGTCGGTCGAGGGGACGCAGAACATCCTGGTGCTCGGCTCGGACTCCCGTGACGGTGGTGCGTACGACCCGAACGCCGAGCCGAACAGCGGCGAGGTCAAGAACGAGCGCGCCGACACGATCATGCTGCTGCACATCCCGGCTGACCACTCCAAGGCCTACATCATCTCGATCCCCCGTGACACCTACGTCTACGTGCCGGAGCTGAACGGGAACGGCGGTACCAGGGCGAAGATCAACGCGGCGTTCGCCTGGGGCGGCATCCCGTTGACCGTGAAGACCGTCGAGAACTTCACCGGCGTCAAGATCGACCACGTCGCGAAGATCGACTTCAACGGCTTCAAAGCGATGACCGAGGCGCTCGGCGGCGTCGACGTCACCGTCGACAAGACGGTCTACGACCCGCGCAGCAAGCGGACGTTCAAGGCCGGCGTGAACCACCTCGACGGCGACGCCGCTCTGGACTACGTCCGCCAGCGGTACAACCTCCCGCGCGGCGACTTCGACCGCGTCCAGCGCCAGCAAATCTTCCTCCGGGCGCTGATGCAGAAGGCCACCGACTCCGGGACGCTGACCAACCCGGTCAAGCTCAAGAAGTTCCTGGACGCCGCGACGACGTCCCTCACCGTGGACAACGCGTTCTCGCTCAAGGACATGGCGCTGGAGTTCCGTGGGCTGCGCCCCGGCGACCTCGCGTTCGTGACCTCCCCGCACCTCGGCTCGCAGACGGTCGACGGCCAGAGCGTCGTGGTCTCCGACAAGGAGAAGGCCGTCGAGCTCTGGAGCGCGGTGGAGAAGGACAACGTGGCCGACTGGCTCGCCGCCAACCCGGGCAACAACGTCACCAGCGGGCGCTGA
- a CDS encoding solute symporter family protein gives MNTGAILAAEASGTSSGARTLTIVLFLLFVAATLGITIWASRQTKTATDFYAGGRGFSGFQNGLAIGGDYMSAASFLGIAGIIALYGYDGFLYSIGFLVAWLVALLLVAEPLRNSGRFTMADVLSFRMRQRPVRTAASLSTIVVSIFYLLAQMVGAGALVALLLGIKSGETFLGMTADTAKIVTIILVGALMIVYVTVGGMKGTTWVQIVKAALLMTGAALMTVLVLWKFNFNISTMLGEAAEASGKGTAFLEPGLRYGVETAGDAGKTLTSKLDLISLGLALVLGTAGLPHILIRFYTVPTARAARTSVNWAITLIGIFYLMTLALGFGAAALVGGEAIAAQDAAGNTAAPQLAEELGRDIAGDGGGAVLLAIIAAVAFATILAVVAGLTLASSSSLAHDFYANVIKRGQVDERKEVNVAKIAAFVIGGVSIVLAIFAQQLNVAFLVALAFAVAASANLPAILLSLFWKRFNTAGATAGIYGGLIAAVVLVFFSPVVSGKGVNPVTGKSLSLFPADVDFHWFPLENPGLVSIPIGFACAIIGTYLSKEHDKEKWAELEVRSLTGSGAV, from the coding sequence ATGAACACCGGTGCGATTCTCGCCGCAGAAGCGAGCGGCACGAGTTCCGGCGCCCGGACGCTGACGATCGTCCTGTTCCTGCTGTTCGTCGCCGCGACGCTCGGCATCACGATCTGGGCCAGCCGGCAGACGAAGACCGCGACCGACTTCTACGCGGGCGGACGCGGCTTCTCCGGCTTCCAGAACGGGCTGGCGATCGGCGGCGACTACATGTCGGCGGCGTCGTTCCTCGGCATCGCCGGCATCATCGCGCTCTACGGGTACGACGGCTTCCTGTACTCGATCGGCTTCCTGGTGGCGTGGCTGGTCGCGCTGCTGCTGGTCGCCGAGCCCTTGCGGAACTCCGGCCGGTTCACGATGGCGGACGTGCTGTCGTTCCGGATGCGGCAGCGACCGGTCCGGACCGCGGCGTCGCTCTCCACGATCGTGGTCTCGATCTTCTATCTGCTCGCGCAGATGGTCGGCGCCGGCGCGCTGGTCGCGCTGCTGCTCGGCATCAAGTCCGGGGAGACATTCCTCGGGATGACCGCCGACACCGCCAAGATCGTCACGATCATCCTGGTCGGCGCGCTGATGATCGTCTACGTCACGGTCGGCGGCATGAAGGGCACGACCTGGGTCCAGATCGTCAAGGCCGCGCTGCTGATGACCGGCGCCGCGCTGATGACGGTCCTGGTGCTGTGGAAGTTCAACTTCAACATCTCGACGATGCTCGGCGAGGCGGCCGAGGCGTCCGGTAAGGGCACCGCGTTCCTGGAACCTGGTTTGCGCTACGGCGTCGAAACCGCCGGTGATGCCGGAAAGACGCTGACCAGCAAGCTCGACCTGATCAGCCTCGGCCTCGCGCTGGTGCTGGGCACCGCGGGTCTGCCGCACATCCTGATCCGCTTCTACACGGTGCCCACGGCCAGGGCCGCCCGGACGTCGGTCAACTGGGCGATCACGCTGATCGGCATCTTCTACCTGATGACGCTCGCGCTCGGCTTCGGCGCGGCCGCGCTCGTCGGTGGTGAGGCGATCGCTGCCCAGGACGCCGCAGGTAATACCGCGGCCCCACAGTTGGCCGAGGAACTCGGTCGGGACATCGCGGGTGACGGCGGCGGTGCGGTGCTCCTCGCGATCATCGCGGCGGTCGCGTTCGCCACGATCCTCGCGGTGGTCGCCGGTCTGACGCTGGCCTCCAGCTCCTCGCTCGCCCACGACTTCTACGCCAACGTGATCAAGCGTGGGCAGGTGGACGAGCGGAAGGAGGTCAACGTCGCCAAGATCGCCGCGTTCGTGATCGGTGGCGTCTCGATCGTCCTGGCGATCTTCGCCCAGCAGCTCAACGTCGCGTTCCTGGTCGCGCTGGCGTTCGCGGTAGCGGCGTCGGCGAACCTGCCGGCGATCCTGCTCTCGCTGTTCTGGAAGCGATTCAACACGGCGGGCGCGACCGCGGGCATCTACGGCGGTCTGATCGCGGCGGTCGTGCTGGTGTTCTTCTCGCCGGTGGTGTCCGGCAAGGGCGTCAACCCGGTCACTGGCAAGAGCCTGTCGCTGTTCCCGGCCGACGTCGACTTCCACTGGTTCCCGCTGGAGAACCCGGGTCTGGTGTCGATTCCGATCGGGTTCGCCTGCGCGATCATCGGTACGTACCTGTCGAAGGAACACGACAAGGAGAAGTGGGCCGAGCTCGAGGTCCGGTCCCTGACCGGGTCCGGAGCGGTCTGA
- a CDS encoding glycerophosphodiester phosphodiesterase family protein, which produces MHSDGPLVVAHRGSSFLLAEHTLAAYEKALTEGADGLECDVRLTRDGHLVCVHDRRLERVSNGRGAVSDRSLDDLHSLDFGGWKVDLPESADDLIAAARDRDYRQPIVDDDKIRDAQRRVLTFDRLLELFVDSSRRVQLYVETKHPTRWGGLVEQRLVASLRRFGLVPDRATPEVASSPVVVMSFSPMAVRRLRELAPSLPAVLLFDGLPRLYREGTLPFGATIAGPGVHVLRSRPRFAERIHAAGNQLYVWTVDEPEDMEFVMDLGANMIATNRPARLLSHLERVV; this is translated from the coding sequence GTGCACTCCGACGGCCCGCTGGTCGTGGCCCATCGAGGTTCCTCGTTCCTGCTCGCCGAGCACACCTTGGCCGCCTATGAGAAGGCGCTGACCGAGGGTGCCGACGGTCTCGAGTGTGACGTCCGCCTGACCCGGGACGGTCACCTCGTCTGCGTCCACGACCGCAGGCTCGAACGTGTGTCCAACGGGCGCGGTGCGGTCAGCGACCGCTCGCTCGACGACTTGCATTCGCTCGACTTCGGCGGCTGGAAAGTCGACCTGCCGGAGTCGGCGGACGACCTGATCGCGGCTGCCCGCGACCGCGACTACCGGCAGCCGATCGTCGACGACGACAAGATCCGCGACGCCCAGCGCCGGGTCCTGACGTTCGACCGTCTGCTCGAGCTGTTCGTCGATTCGAGCCGCCGGGTGCAGCTCTACGTCGAGACCAAGCACCCCACCCGCTGGGGCGGGCTGGTCGAGCAGCGCTTGGTCGCCAGCCTGCGCCGGTTCGGTCTGGTCCCCGACCGGGCGACGCCGGAGGTCGCCTCCTCCCCCGTCGTCGTGATGTCGTTCTCGCCGATGGCCGTGCGGCGGCTGCGGGAACTCGCGCCGTCGCTGCCGGCTGTGCTGCTCTTCGACGGCCTACCCCGGCTGTACCGGGAGGGGACGCTGCCGTTCGGCGCGACGATCGCCGGCCCGGGCGTTCACGTGCTGCGGTCGCGGCCGCGGTTCGCCGAACGGATCCACGCCGCCGGTAATCAGCTCTACGTCTGGACGGTGGACGAGCCCGAAGACATGGAGTTCGTGATGGACCTGGGCGCGAACATGATCGCGACCAACCGGCCCGCCCGGTTGCTCAGCCATCTCGAACGAGTGGTCTGA
- a CDS encoding arginine deiminase, which translates to MSDLERPQSSTRRPYVDSEVGRLRTVMLHRPGPELRRLTPRNNGSLLFDGIPWVGRAQEEHDAFAEALRSHDVEVLYVDQLLAEALADPGARKEISESLLGDRRWGDTLRKRVADHLEELDAEALAATVIAGLAHEELRNGSGLTYRLMDQHDFVLEPLPNTLFTRDSSVWVRDASAVTSMAMPARLRESTITGTIYRWHPRFAGSPALYGRDLEPLEGGDVLLLAPGVVAVGVGERTTPAGAERLASRLFADGEASTTHTVLAVPIAQQRATMHLDTVCTMVDLDAVVAYPAVADTLVAYRLTPGSDGEPTVSGPVPFLAAAAEAMGLDRLRVIPTGLDPVTAEREQWDDGNNTLCIAPRLAVAYERNVETNAQLEEAGIEVIRIPGSELGSGRGGPRCMSCPIVRDPLGG; encoded by the coding sequence GTGTCAGACCTCGAACGACCCCAGTCCTCGACACGGCGCCCGTACGTCGATAGCGAGGTGGGCCGGCTTCGCACGGTCATGCTGCACCGGCCCGGCCCAGAGCTCCGGCGCCTCACCCCGCGGAACAACGGTTCGCTCCTCTTCGACGGCATCCCCTGGGTCGGAAGAGCGCAGGAGGAGCACGACGCGTTCGCCGAAGCGCTCCGCTCGCACGACGTCGAAGTGCTCTACGTCGACCAGCTGCTCGCCGAGGCGCTGGCCGATCCGGGCGCTCGCAAGGAGATCTCCGAATCGCTTCTCGGCGACCGCCGGTGGGGCGACACTCTCCGCAAGCGAGTGGCCGACCACCTCGAAGAGCTCGACGCCGAAGCCCTCGCGGCGACCGTGATCGCAGGCCTCGCGCACGAAGAGCTCCGCAACGGATCCGGGCTCACGTACCGCCTCATGGACCAGCACGACTTCGTGCTCGAACCGCTGCCGAACACGCTGTTCACCCGGGACTCCAGCGTCTGGGTGCGGGACGCGTCGGCGGTGACCAGCATGGCCATGCCCGCGCGCCTCCGGGAGAGCACGATCACCGGGACGATCTACCGCTGGCACCCGCGCTTCGCCGGATCCCCCGCGCTGTACGGCCGTGACCTCGAGCCGCTCGAGGGCGGCGACGTATTGCTGCTGGCGCCCGGCGTCGTGGCCGTCGGTGTCGGCGAGCGCACGACGCCGGCTGGCGCGGAACGGCTGGCGAGCAGGTTGTTCGCCGACGGCGAGGCAAGCACGACGCACACGGTGCTGGCCGTCCCGATCGCGCAGCAGCGAGCCACGATGCACCTCGACACCGTGTGCACGATGGTCGACCTGGACGCGGTCGTCGCCTACCCCGCGGTGGCCGACACGCTCGTGGCGTATCGGCTCACCCCGGGCTCCGACGGCGAGCCGACGGTGAGCGGGCCGGTCCCGTTCCTGGCAGCCGCGGCCGAGGCGATGGGCCTCGACCGGCTCCGCGTCATCCCGACCGGCCTCGATCCGGTCACCGCCGAACGCGAACAGTGGGACGACGGCAACAACACGCTCTGCATCGCGCCGCGGCTGGCCGTGGCGTACGAGCGGAACGTCGAGACCAACGCCCAGCTCGAAGAGGCCGGCATCGAGGTGATCCGGATCCCCGGCAGCGAACTCGGATCGGGCCGGGGAGGCCCCCGGTGCATGTCCTGCCCGATCGTCCGCGACCCGCTCGGCGGCTAG
- a CDS encoding sensor histidine kinase — protein MPDETVGAQPGGGGLPPLERGLPPLDAADAFTAITRILDDVAGGPVEVPALRRVMDALEQLVGGVGAAFLLAEPGAMRAVATSDSVSWLTGRRLPLSGSSFARLFGGPHRTIEFGWADATPVLREDLRERGCEWILMTRVVRRFGPLGALAVAIESPRDGQLRTERAVLECLAAGVGALAVIRPDRLPDPIGTVAAAVPEGVAVVDAGGLIQAWNPAAEEITEGATDKMLNQPLPFPVPVPGQVREHRLQNGRWIEARCAALDASRRVVTFYDVSESRREDEAQNLFLATASHELRTPLTIIRGYADTLVTRWDQLDDVGRRSAAEVIGTRTRQLAALVDRLLSGDRAGGTRPETQAFDVRTALASALASAPANEDGHRLRARIPATLPAAIGEPDTIPTIVTELLTNAYKYSPDGGDIEVSAGADVSAVWFRVADRGVGVPPDQAESVFARFWQVDRGDQRRFGGVGLGLYIIRQLLDRQGGWVSLRPRLGGGSVVEVRLRRADHPRPTAEGPAS, from the coding sequence GTGCCGGACGAGACCGTGGGAGCGCAGCCGGGAGGCGGAGGCCTGCCGCCGCTCGAAAGGGGCCTCCCGCCGCTCGACGCCGCGGACGCCTTCACGGCGATCACTCGCATCCTCGACGACGTCGCAGGCGGGCCGGTGGAAGTGCCAGCCCTCCGCCGCGTGATGGACGCGCTGGAGCAGCTGGTCGGCGGCGTCGGCGCCGCTTTCCTGTTGGCCGAGCCGGGCGCGATGCGAGCCGTCGCGACCAGTGACTCGGTGAGCTGGCTGACCGGTCGGCGATTACCGTTGTCCGGCTCGTCGTTCGCCCGGTTGTTCGGTGGGCCGCACCGCACGATCGAGTTCGGCTGGGCCGACGCGACGCCCGTCCTTCGCGAAGATCTTCGGGAACGCGGTTGCGAATGGATCCTGATGACCAGGGTGGTCCGCCGCTTCGGGCCGCTCGGCGCGCTCGCGGTGGCGATCGAGTCCCCGCGGGACGGGCAGCTGCGCACCGAGCGAGCAGTGCTGGAGTGCCTCGCGGCCGGCGTCGGCGCGCTCGCGGTGATCCGCCCGGACCGTCTGCCCGACCCGATCGGCACGGTGGCCGCTGCGGTGCCCGAGGGGGTCGCCGTCGTGGACGCCGGCGGGCTCATCCAAGCCTGGAACCCGGCCGCTGAGGAGATCACCGAGGGCGCGACCGACAAGATGCTCAACCAGCCGCTTCCGTTTCCCGTGCCGGTGCCCGGCCAGGTGCGCGAACACCGGCTGCAGAACGGCCGCTGGATCGAGGCGCGGTGCGCAGCCCTCGACGCGTCCCGCCGCGTCGTCACGTTCTACGACGTCAGCGAGAGCCGACGCGAGGACGAGGCGCAGAACCTGTTCCTCGCCACCGCGAGCCACGAACTGCGGACGCCGCTGACGATCATCCGCGGTTACGCCGACACTCTGGTGACCCGCTGGGACCAACTCGACGACGTCGGACGCCGCTCGGCCGCGGAGGTCATCGGCACCCGCACCAGACAGCTCGCCGCGCTCGTCGATCGGCTGCTCAGCGGTGACCGGGCCGGCGGTACCCGGCCCGAGACCCAGGCTTTCGACGTCCGCACCGCGCTGGCGAGCGCGCTGGCGTCCGCTCCGGCCAACGAGGACGGCCACCGGTTGCGCGCCCGCATCCCGGCGACACTTCCGGCCGCGATCGGCGAGCCGGACACGATCCCGACGATCGTCACCGAGCTGCTGACCAACGCGTACAAGTACTCGCCGGACGGTGGCGACATCGAGGTGAGTGCCGGTGCCGACGTCTCGGCGGTCTGGTTCCGGGTCGCCGATCGTGGCGTCGGCGTGCCACCGGACCAGGCCGAGTCGGTGTTCGCGCGGTTCTGGCAGGTGGACCGCGGTGACCAGCGGCGATTCGGCGGCGTCGGGCTCGGGCTCTACATCATCCGGCAGCTGCTCGACCGGCAGGGCGGATGGGTTTCGCTGCGGCCACGCCTCGGTGGCGGCTCGGTGGTCGAGGTTCGTCTGCGCCGCGCCGACCATCCACGCCCCACAGCGGAGGGACCGGCGTCGTAG
- a CDS encoding class I SAM-dependent methyltransferase: MTAGLPWYGWLFDRILAHTPDVAAVLEVGAGAGLLWTYNYDRLPMAWWVWLTDLSPDVVTELRNAVDGAPQVTVTQGEFADLPLGDSAFDTVVANHLLEILDDPAPALEEFDRVLRPGGSIVIAADGPTHLIELDRLLAGRVEGWRPLDVPRFHLGNGALVLADRFAGVRLERFSDGFRLLDPDAVMGLLTMVCGAQLSAAHAQEIRAEVVAVIDRDGAFRLTTDTGLFVATAR, translated from the coding sequence GTGACCGCCGGTCTGCCGTGGTACGGCTGGCTGTTCGACCGCATCCTGGCCCATACGCCGGACGTCGCAGCGGTGCTCGAGGTCGGAGCCGGCGCGGGTCTGCTCTGGACCTACAACTACGACCGCCTGCCGATGGCCTGGTGGGTCTGGCTGACCGACCTTTCTCCGGACGTCGTGACCGAGCTGCGCAACGCGGTCGACGGCGCTCCGCAGGTCACGGTCACCCAGGGAGAGTTCGCGGACCTGCCGCTGGGCGACTCCGCGTTCGACACCGTGGTCGCCAACCACCTGCTAGAGATCCTCGACGACCCGGCGCCCGCGCTGGAGGAGTTCGACCGGGTGCTGCGGCCGGGCGGTTCGATCGTGATCGCCGCCGACGGCCCGACCCACCTGATCGAGCTCGACCGCCTGCTGGCTGGCCGGGTCGAGGGTTGGCGTCCGCTGGACGTGCCGCGGTTCCACCTGGGCAACGGGGCACTCGTGCTGGCCGACCGGTTCGCCGGGGTGCGGCTGGAGCGCTTCTCGGACGGGTTCCGGCTGCTCGACCCGGACGCGGTGATGGGGCTGCTGACGATGGTGTGTGGTGCGCAGCTCTCGGCCGCCCACGCCCAGGAGATCCGCGCCGAGGTCGTCGCCGTGATCGACCGCGACGGCGCCTTCCGACTCACCACCGACACGGGCTTGTTCGTCGCAACGGCGCGTTAG
- a CDS encoding DUF5926 family protein, with protein MGFAAATPRWRLGGRGSSAPRRPSTPHSGGTGVVGSSRPRCRQRGVVVGKRGRREKKTRDVFVGRPFEGLATEAEWVALRELVPAATAPLALADHPDRPVVLTTVLPMALPALVKPDGRIFLSVQMPARSGDLSRDLAAVLEDALRVEPGNYVGAAGLPEPGPRLQDLLADDGRLDVTVHATFDYWLDDPRPDDPEVSASLEQANSSILPTVAVPSAPAAYWCQVTEKAHLRWVLPEPEDTALDALARLQAAGDLALGSTGRYVGAFRAHGLLAPVWDLPRDPEPAEYEQPLADLAKRYADAVAVTEPLNAAERRARDGLRGRQLTLR; from the coding sequence ATGGGTTTCGCTGCGGCCACGCCTCGGTGGCGGCTCGGTGGTCGAGGTTCGTCTGCGCCGCGCCGACCATCCACGCCCCACAGCGGAGGGACCGGCGTCGTAGGCTCCAGCCGACCGAGGTGTCGGCAGCGAGGAGTGGTCGTGGGTAAGCGGGGACGTCGGGAGAAGAAAACCAGGGATGTGTTCGTCGGGCGTCCGTTCGAAGGGCTGGCGACCGAGGCCGAGTGGGTCGCCCTGCGCGAACTCGTGCCTGCGGCGACCGCGCCCCTCGCCCTCGCCGATCACCCCGACCGCCCGGTGGTCCTGACCACGGTGCTCCCGATGGCTCTTCCGGCGCTGGTCAAGCCCGACGGACGGATCTTCCTGTCCGTCCAGATGCCTGCGCGGTCCGGTGACCTGAGCCGCGACCTGGCCGCGGTTCTCGAGGACGCGCTCCGGGTGGAGCCCGGCAACTACGTCGGGGCCGCCGGTCTGCCGGAGCCCGGCCCGCGGCTCCAGGATCTGCTCGCTGACGACGGCCGCCTCGACGTGACCGTGCACGCGACGTTCGACTACTGGTTGGACGACCCGCGGCCGGACGACCCGGAGGTCTCGGCCAGCCTCGAACAGGCGAACTCCTCGATCTTGCCGACCGTCGCCGTACCCTCGGCGCCGGCCGCGTACTGGTGCCAGGTCACGGAGAAGGCGCACCTGCGCTGGGTCCTGCCGGAGCCCGAAGACACGGCACTGGACGCGCTCGCCCGGCTGCAGGCCGCAGGCGACCTCGCGCTCGGATCGACCGGCCGGTACGTCGGTGCGTTCCGCGCGCACGGTCTCCTCGCTCCGGTCTGGGACCTGCCGCGCGACCCGGAGCCGGCCGAGTACGAGCAGCCGTTGGCCGACCTCGCGAAGCGATACGCCGACGCGGTCGCGGTCACCGAGCCGCTGAACGCCGCCGAGCGGCGGGCCAGGGACGGCCTGCGCGGCCGGCAGCTGACGCTGCGCTGA